The genomic region TTAAATAGTTCGATCAAAAGCAACAATGCAGAAGCAAATTTGATGTCCTCCATTTCGTCACAACAAAGGGAAAAGAGCTCTCCCAATGTACGGGGATCCTGGCTTTCTCTCGATTCCACCGCCAAGAGTATGTACCGGGCAAAAACGATGCTGGTATGGGCAAACATCATGTCATAGGAACGGCCTTGAAATTCTTTGGCCAGCCGGAGATATGACTTGGTAATCTTGAAGAAAACTTCAATATCCCAACGTTTTCCGTAAATGCGGATGATCTCTTCATCAGGCAAATGGACATCCGTGGTCAGAAGGGCCAGCCAATTTCGGCGGCGGTTACGGTCCCGGACAAAGACAATCTTGGCAGGAATCTCTTCCCCTTGTTCATTGCAGCCTAATGTGACGATGATGGA from Caldalkalibacillus thermarum harbors:
- a CDS encoding IS4 family transposase, which translates into the protein MFDSWFSFPSTIMKVLEQKIHVICMLKGMPRVYYGYNGQKWNLNALYKAVHKKRGKAKILASIIVTLGCNEQGEEIPAKIVFVRDRNRRRNWLALLTTDVHLPDEEIIRIYGKRWDIEVFFKITKSYLRLAKEFQGRSYDMMFAHTSIVFARYILLAVESRESQDPRTLGELFSLCCDEMEDIKFASALLLLIELFKSAVREFLVLTEEKFQELFDQFLSSLPNYIKGLLGVSVCES